The following DNA comes from Lutra lutra chromosome 14, mLutLut1.2, whole genome shotgun sequence.
TCGAGTGCAACATTCTAATGCCTGGTCAGCAAGATTCCTAAATTTTCTAGCAGGCTTGACTCATCAAGACAGCTCGGGCTGGGTGAGTGTGCAAAGCAGTCCAATCCCCTTAACCCCGGAGGAGGCGGCAGAAGAGGAACCCTAAAGCatgaagcgggggtggggggttgggagtggggggggaggggcggggtaCCCTGATGCAGGCTCAGGTTTGTTCAGGGAGGGGCAGCCTCTCCAGGACAGCCTCTCCGGCCGAGCCCGGCCCAGCATGGCCATTACGCCGCGATGGGAGGTGGACGAAGGAAACGAGTGCACGTGGGGCTGGAGGTGGCGCCCCACGGCCGCATTCGCTCTCCCTGGGCCTGGAGAGAGAGTCTTTCAGAAGTGCACGCTGCACTTGCTCAGGGTAGACCGGGTAACGCTCAGCTGACTCCTTCCACACACACCGCACGGAGACTGGTTAAGCAGAGTACGGGAGCCAGGGGTGGAGAGTAGTACGTGACCCTCGTGGTGCGCAGCCGCGCCTAAAGGAGCCCGGCTCCGCGCGGGCACGCGCCTGACGCCCCACCCCGCCCGTGAGGAGCGCGCGCGGGGCCTCCGTCCCATCCCCCCGCACGCGCAGTCCCTACCTCGCTGCTCCGCCGTTCCCCGCCCACTCGTCTCTGGGGCTGCCCTCGTCGCTGCCTGACCCGAGGTCCAGCAGCTTCTACCTTTCCGGCACCCGCCGACGGAGAGAAGCAGCCCACCTCGGGGGCGAGGGTGCCTTCTGTCCTCGTGGCCGTTCTGGAGCAGGCTGGGGTGGACAGCAGGCGGCGTTGCGGGGGCCGGCGCGGCGGACAGCCGCGGGGGCATCGGCGGGGTCCTGGCGGGGGGAGGACAGGGTTGCGGCGGGCGGAACGGTGTCTCCTTCACTTCGCCCTCCAGCTGGGGTAGTTGCACCGCGGTCCTGAGCGAGCCTAGCGGCCTCTGCTGCGAGCGGAACAGCGATAGCGGCCCCTCTCAGGAGACCACCAGGTACGCTGCGGCGCGTCACTTGGCTGTCTAGGCCCCGGCGGCCAAGCAGGACGCCTGAACCAGACTCTGGGTCGGCCCTGGCTCCCTAAGATGGCCGCGCTGCCCCGCGGCTCCTCGCCTGTGTGTGTTTGAGACCCCCTTTCTGGCCCTTTGACCTGCCTCTGACCCCCGCTGACCGCACGTCTTGTCACTCCTGCAGATCACCTCTTCCTGTGGCTTCGCCATGGCGACCTACGGACAGAGCTGCGCGCGGCGTAAGTAGACCCGCGATCTCTGCGGGATGGGGCGGGGTTGGCTGGACAGTGGAAGCCTGTCGACCAGAAAACCGCAATAACTTTTCCCTGATCTCTTCAAAGACTTGGAAGTTCTCCTCTTTAGGTAGGCACTCTACcgtcgcccccccccccccccccgctctgcggaggaggggctgggctgcGGGATTTCGGATGGAGGGTCTAGGCCAGGGGAGTTGGTCTTTGGCCGCATTCGCCTTTAGTTCTTGGACGTGCCTTTGACGAACTCAGAAGCCAAAAGTTTGTAACTGTTGGATTCGGCCTTTGGAGGATTGGATCACTTTTTTAGAGGAAGTATTAACTCCCCTTGTGAGAGCGCAAGGTCATTACATGTGCTCCTAAGGGCGTGGACGTGTTCTGTAGAATGAATGAGCTGGTGTAACCAGCCAGATTGCTTGCCCTTAAGCCGCATAAGCATTGGCCGAGGACTTGAATGTCGTATTAACAGGCTTAAAATGCTATTTGATATTTAGTTAATGTAGACACTAGTGAAACCTAGATGATCGTGTTTTTTTCTAAGTTCCAACATTTAAATGACCCAAGTgttaattatctttctcttcccACTCCAGAATGTTGGTTTAAGAACTCATTGAGGATACGAAGAGATCTGTTAGGGAAGAGGACTTTGTTTTAGGTTTTGGTTTTATGTCGTTTGGTTAAATCAGCCCATTCCAGTGAATTTTGGATATATCTGTGATCTCTCTGGGTGTACAGTATagatatatttatgtgtatgtgtttgattCTTTGTACTGGTTGGGTCCTAAGAGGTGAAAGGCTGTAGGTACTGTGTAAATTTAGGAATAGAaagtgtgtttttgtgttttggaagAACTCTCCCAAGTTTGTGTAGTCACCTATGGTGGTTatccattttagaaataaatctttattggTGATATTATAGGGGTCATTAAAATCTAGTTTTACTGTAGCTCCTCGTAGTATCAGAAACCTCTTCAAGTTGGAGCGCTTGAATTTAAAGGTAGTAGTGGATCATATTCTAGTTCCTCGACAGAAGAAAGTGGGAGAACTGGAAGGTTAACACTGGAATGTttcttcccaccagcagtgtgtatTCCTCCATCATATGCTGACCTTGGCAAAGCTGCCAGAGATATTTTCAACAAAGgatttggtaagaattttttttttcctttcagatcaGAAGTGAAAATGTGTTTGGATTGCTTAGGGGAAGTTAACTTTTTCAAATTGCAAGTACCTTGCTCTATAATTTATTAGATAGATTTTGgataaaatttttgttaaaatagtaCTGTAATAATCCACATCTCCCTCTGGCCCACCTTCTTCCAGTTTTTTCAAACTACTTCAAGGATTTACctgtaagaaaaaaacaactgtgttcatttctttcatatataGCTTAGGCATTGGTTGACTAGAATTCTGATGtattattcttttgcttttgtggTGACTCCTGGTGGgttaatgagttttttaaaatgaatttgtgttttcttcttgcagGTTTTATTCCACACAGACTCCCTCTACTTCAGATTATTTTCCTAGTTATTCAGATTATTAATCCCAAAGGAAGATACCTTTTTGGGATAATTGTTTTGAATGACTATTATAATAAACTGTTGGCTATTCTGAGATTTGAATTGATTTTCTGATCTGATTTTAGGTTTTAAAATGGtttgaaagcaaatttttttGTGCCACATATTACACCTGAACACTAGGCAAAGCTGCTTAGAGATGTTCTGTGCTGTATATGTtagtttctataaaataattaaaattttttcatttaaatatggtGTATCAATCCACATTTTTATGCCTCTCTGAACATATGAAGTCCTTCAGTTTTTTTATGTGTTGTCAGCTATTGGTATGCTTCTTGTtatacaagagattcattttgtTATCTTTTGCTCTCTACTTGAAGGTTTTGGTTTGGTGAAACTGGATGTGAAAACAAAGTCATGCAGTGGTGTGGTGAGTGTTAGAGATCTACTAAATTCTGATGAGCCTTTATATAACTTTTCAGCCCATGAAATAGTCATCACTGAAAAATGTCTACCCATTTTATCTTGAAGAAGAGGCAAAGTTAATTTTGTCTTAAGGAATTTGCATGAAACTTGATTTACTTGGGCTTTGGATATAATTTCTGATTTTCAGGTGGTCTTTTGCCATATTACTGTGTATGCCCAAGGAACTCAGAAAAGACTGGTTATTTGGGACTGTTTACTCAGATTAcaagcttgaaatcagggaacCTGTTAAACTTTTTTATGATCCTTCTTATGCCTATTTAAAAGCACTATGAGTTCTGGGCATAAAAATACtcagtaaccttttttttttttttttttttttggtaagattttatttatttacttgacagatcacaagtaggcagagaggcaggcagagagagtgggggaagcagtctccctgctgagctgagagcccaatgtggggctcaatctcagaaccctagaatcataacctgagccgaaggcagaggctttaacccactgagccacccaggtgccccaatactcaGTAACTCTTAATTTGAGTGTACTAACCATTTATATAAAGGGCATATTCTAGCAGCCTTCTCTGGAAGAGTTTCATGTTAATTTTGTGAATTTATAGAGTCCtgatttgagtatttttaaagaagttggtATTTGGATGCCTTGATTCTGCCTAACTCACTCAAAGTAGAATAAAACTTAATTtcgtggaatttttttttttcaaaaatttttttcttttgagactgTTTTGAGTATGGGTATGGTGTGTGAATATtgaattttgctgttttttttttttaagattttatttatttatttgacagacagagatcacaagtaggcagagaggcaggcagagagagagggggaagcaggctccctgctgagcagagagcccgattcggggctcgatcccagggccctgggatcatgtcctgagccgaaggcagaggctttaacccactgagccacccaggcgcccctgtttttttttttttttttttttttttttaataaattcttgcTGTAATTGTTAACTCCCTTAGTGCATATAactagtatttattaaaattaaaatgcccaGGCTGGGATTTCTGGGGTTTTATATTAGATGTATCTGCCATTTGGCTTCTTTGGTCTGGAAGAAAGCCTGAGTATATTCACTGTGGTTGAGCAACTTACTTGCTCAAGGTACAGAGCAGtgagttgtgtttgtttttttgtgttccCACTCTTAACCTCTTGCTATGCACCAGTTGAGACACAAAAGGCCTTCCCCAACAAAGTGAAGACTCAGTTCTTGTGTTTAAAAAGCTTATTACTTGCTGGttggagataaaaaataaattttaaactggAGAACATTCAGAGAAGTATATCTAGTACTAGATTGGTTAATCAAAATCTTTGTTGAATAGAAAAGGCTTTTTGTGGACAGGgttaagaaaattttatgaaattaggTTTGAGATTATGAAGGAAGTATATGATCTGGATTCCATatagtttttttggtttctatttaatGTATATCTCAACGTGGTACTGATCTTATATGTACCTGGCCCCAAATAAGCCCTGTTAACAGCcagttctgttttctcctctaaacTGCAGAGGTGTCCAGTTCATTCCACAATGTAGAAGACAGTATTTGGTGATGGAGTGAAGGGTGTAAGCTTGGCCAGTCTTGTCATCTGGTCCAGTTCTAGTTCCACTGTGTGATCTTGATTTTGTGTCTTGAGGGTTCCTTGGGTGTATATAGGCTAGGTCATTTTCTATAGGCTGCtgggtggcaggggctggggcctcCAGAGTCATTAATCATTGTCACTCAGGATTAAAAATACCTACTTCTACACATTCCCCATTCCAGGTACCTGCTAGAAGAATATGCTCTGTATATATTGTTTTAATCATGCTTTTCTTTTGTATAAAGCACAGGAAAATGTGTAAAGCTTTCATGTCTGTCCAACTTAATCCTCCAGTGGTAGATTTTGTTATTACACTTGAGGGAACTGAGACCCAGGAGAGTTCAACgtctttctcagtgttactcattTAGCAGATGATAGGACTGGATGCCAGGACTCTTAATTTTATATCCGGTGTTTTTTTCCTGACATAATTCTGTGCTTTTTAATATTGGCATTGAATGCCAAGCTTTGACTTGAAATTCCTGTTAAAGTGTCTTCTTTCAGGATATTGAGTCTGTCTCATTGCAGAGCAATAGCTGTAGAAATGTTCTATTTTCTAAGTGAAGCATGATTGGCTTTTTCTCCTATTGATACAGTTTTTGATACTTTCTCACTCTTgtaggcatcacaatttcaggtCAAGTTCTCTTTATTAGTTCGGATCAGCTGTCTTTAGATTTGGCTTTCAGTGGCCAAAGTACGTAGCCATCATTAACAGACAAATTGTGAATCAGAATGCTCAGAGGGTATTTAAACTCTTTTGTCTTGGCGGTTTGGCTATCTACCAAGCTCTGAAAGGTTAGTAGAGTTTTAGCTGTTCTGTAgcagattttaaatttcaataagCCCTTCATATTACGCCTTCCTTTTCACTTGGTGTGCAATTAGGGGTTGGCAAGTTACTTGTGTTTGGTATAAACATAAGATTATAAAATGCACTTTAAGTTGATACTTGTGttagattgttttttttctaCTGATATTATCTGTTGTACTTAATATAGTTTACATTATGCACAATATAAACCAGCTGTAGAGTAAATCTCCTAtaattccttttcccttctttttttcattttaaacgaGAATGTGAAAGATGATTGGGAAGGTATGAAATCTGGTGAAGAGTCTTTAtctcagaaaaacagaatattgGGGTtaccaaagatttttaaatcttttctcatGGCATGAATTCCTACCGTGGGGTGCTTTCCCTTTTAAGAATTTTCAGGAAgcagggggtacctgggtggcttagtccattgagcatctgcctttggctaaggtcatgatccttgggtcctagaatggagcctatttttccctctccttgcccctcactgtgctctcttgctgtctgtctgtcactctcaaataaataaataaaatcttaaaaaatttttttttttcagggaacaTTTCCTCATAGTGTTTCAGTTACTGTTGAATGCCCATTTTAGTGATGGGGCTCTGTGATTAACCATACTGACCTTTAtagtgttttatttaatattaggCAGATTGGATACAGTGCTGAAACATTCATTCCTCGCCTTTCATTCCTTCCTATTCCCCTGATTCTTGAATTCCAAAAAAATCACCTTAGCGGAAGTTTCCTTAAGAGGTGTACAGTTTGTTGTTGAGAATTATATACAAGTTGACTTGTCATTGTTTGGTTGAGAATGTAAGTGTAAGTAAGGTGGCAGTTAGTAACTGACAGGCAATTTGTTGTTTGTACATTCAGTAGCAGAGTGTAGAAGTATttgggaaatgggaaaaaaagggtTAGTGAAATTACTGTGTTTAGGTGTTTTTTTTAGGTAAATTAGGCAGTGATTCTTCTAGGCTTACAAGAAAGCTCATGAAGTCATTTATTGTCTTAGGAGTTCTCAACGTCTGGTTCATCTAATACAGACACTGGTAAAGTTACTGGAACCTTGGAGACCAAATATAAATGGTGTGAGTATGGTCTGACTTTCACAGAAAAATGGAACACTGATAACACTCTGGGAACAGAAATCGCAATTGAAGACCAGGTAACATTTTGATATTGCGTTTTagtattagtttatttttgtatttcaaaaaggGAATATAGctgaaaacaaattctttttctttcaaaatagatTTGTCAAGGTTTGAAACTGACATTTGATACCACCTTTTCACCAAACACGGGGTAAGCGTggacttttttgtttgctttaaatttcatttttatctttaagtaatctctacacccaatatggggctcgaacccatgaccaAGATCAACtcatgatcaagagttgcatgcttgggcacctgggtggctcagtgggttaagcctctgccttcggctcaggtcatgatctcagggtcctgggatcgagtcccacattgggctctctgctcagcggagagcctgcttcctcctttctctctctgcctgcctctctgcctacttgtgatctctctctgtgaaataaataaataaaatcttaaaaaaaaaaaaaaagagttgcatgctctacaaaCTTGAGCCCGCTAGGTGCCCCTTTATctgctttaaatttaaaagcctttctctctgtttcttcagGAAAGATGCACATTTACTGTTTGATAGCTTACTTAACTACCTTGCGGTGAATTTCTATTTCTGCCTTGGAGAGGAGTACTATGGTTGCTCTTGTTGGCTTCCCTTCAAATATTTACCTCTTTTCATTGTGGCACTAACTTGGGTAATTAGCAAAATTCTAATAGGCTTTTGTGACTGTCCTGCAAAAGCAGTCTTCTCATGGTGGTGGAAGTCCATTAACCCCAAGTACCCTTGTTTTTTAGCTTCATTGAGCtatattttctttaccttttaggATTATCCTGCTACTGCTTTTACTCCTGTTTTACTGCAGTTCATAAATCTGTTTTGTGTCCTTTGTCCAGAAGTTATGTATGTAAGTCTTTCTCACTGGCATCACTTTTAagtcagtttgttctttttccagaaagaaaagtggTAAAATCAAGTCTTCTTACAAGAGGGAGTGTATAAACCTTGGTTGTGATGTTGACTTTGATTTTGCTGGACCTGCAATTCATGGTTCAGCTGTCTTTGGTTACGAAGGCTGGCTTGCTGGGTACCAGATGACTTTTGACAGTGCCAAATCAAAGCTGACAAGAAATAACTTTGCAGTGGGCTACAGGACTGGGGACTTCCAACTACACACTAATGtgtgagtatttcttttttgggaTTATTGCGATGTAGGACCTGGGGATGATATTGATGTCACCTGTCATCTCTTACTGATCTGGGTACAGTTGATTTCTCTTAACACAAAAAGATTATCCTCCTTGGGCATTTCTGGGCACCTCTCAAAGTATGTAGTAAAAAATGTTGGTCTGACTTTTGGTGCTGAGAGagtaattgtttattttatatgaGGCTTAATGTGCTTTGGATTTTTGGAAAAGGCTAAGATGTTGCCAAATTACCAGTGTGTTCATTTGACTTAATTGTGATAATGTGAGGTACTGAGTTGGTAGGATTGCCTAAAATGTCTGGTGTTTTTACATGTGAAAAGGACGtaagaatttttttcccatataaagCATTGGTAAATAAcagaaggacaaagaagaaaaccaaaatttctTACAATCCCACCACCTAGATAATTAATCTTTGTTAGTTCATGTTTGGGAGTTCcatcttttttatatatgtgtatgtgtataaaatacatatcagAAAGGCTGGTTtgtaattctttccttccttccttagtacattttaattatcttacTGTAGCGTTATGTATTCTACAACATGATTATTAGTGGCTGTTTGGGAATTCTACTGGATGGATGTATCATGATTTATATGATCCCTTATTTGGGGGCATAGGTTGGgataaagatcttttaaaactttCACGTTTTCAGTGGAATACTACAGTCCCAGTGCTTTGTATTTAACTGTACTGCTGCATTATCGGCCTAGTGCCGCAGACATTACATTGTCTGTTCTagatttacaaatttaaaatattttacagcaaTGATGGGACAGAATTTGGAGGATCAATTTATCAAAAAGTATGTGAAGATCTTGACACTTCAGTAAACCTTGCTTGGACATCAGGTACCAACAGCACTCGCTTTGGCATTGCAGCCAAGTATCAGTTGGATCCCACTGCTTCCATTTCTGTGAGTACTGGCTACTCCTGTGGGCTTAGAATGGGGTCTTTGGTTGTGGGAATTCATCTTTGGGTATTTTGAATTGTGCTGAAAATTTGAACCGTGGTTCCCACAATCCCTAGTTTACTCACAGATTGGGATTAGAATTTGTAATGCTGCATGCATTTGCTGTGGAGGCAGTGTTAGAACTTTGATATCCAGGTCACAGGAGTTTGTTTAACCTCAAAAGCTGCTCAGTTCCTGTAGATAATAACCCTGAGCTCCAAGCCTGTCTAAGCCCAGGGTAGCTAGTGTTTCAGGCCCCAGGCCAGGAGTAATAGTGTTTTAATTGctactttgtctttctttgtggAATAATAATACTTTGTTACTTTGTCTTTAGGGTTTACAAAATATCTTTTAGATTTGATCTTAGGGGTCAGTGGTACACATGCCATTTTGCAGGTGGAGATAAAGCTTGGAAGAGAAAGGACTTAGATCACTGCcagggaaggagagtgagaagaaagggggtagAGCCAGGATCGGGCTTGCGTGTCTTGATTTCCCTCCTGTCTAGGGTGACCAGCTAGCTCATCCTGCTTTGCCTGGGACTGTTCCGGCCTTAACTTTGAAAGTCTTGCGCCCTAAGGACTCCCTCCTGCCTATCATGGTTTGTTGGGGGTGGATGGCCACCCTACTTATGTCCTTGGGCTTTTTTGCTACTTCCTCTTTCAGTCCTTGTGAGTTTTGGGGCAGGAGGGAGTGCAGTGTCTGACAGTGTAGAGATGCTGGCTCTGGTTTCAGGCAGGTCAGCAGCTGTTCCTGTGTGTCAGGCACGGCCTGTACTGTACGTACTGGGAATTAAGGAAAGTTAAACCTTCCACAGGAGTTATTTCTGTTACATAAAGTGAGAACAATGTTTTTGATAATTTGGGCAGTTAAGCTTTAGCCCCATTCTTACCTTAGCAGCTGTAATCAGAGAGCGTGAGAAGCATCTGGAATGCTTTCCATTGGTTGG
Coding sequences within:
- the VDAC2 gene encoding voltage-dependent anion-selective channel protein 2 — encoded protein: MATYGQSCARPVCIPPSYADLGKAARDIFNKGFGFGLVKLDVKTKSCSGVEFSTSGSSNTDTGKVTGTLETKYKWCEYGLTFTEKWNTDNTLGTEIAIEDQICQGLKLTFDTTFSPNTGKKSGKIKSSYKRECINLGCDVDFDFAGPAIHGSAVFGYEGWLAGYQMTFDSAKSKLTRNNFAVGYRTGDFQLHTNVNDGTEFGGSIYQKVCEDLDTSVNLAWTSGTNSTRFGIAAKYQLDPTASISAKVNNSSLIGVGYTQTLRPGVKLTLSALVDGKSINAGGHKLGLALELEA